In the Novosphingobium sp. 9U genome, TGCAACAAAGGGTGTTCCAATCCGATTGGGATCTCTGTTCGCTAGGCGAGCACTGCGCGGTGCCGTGTGTTCGCAGGGTCGTCGACCTCTGCTGTAGGCATCATCACCATATGGCCGAGCTCGTGCGTAAGCTTGAAGCGTTTCGCGCTCTGCTCAGATGTTTCTCCGCGCGACGATCACGCGAGCGGCGTCGCGCGCTTGGCGCACGACGCGCGGCGCGAAGCCGTCAATGTCGTCACGGGCAATCGAGAAACCCTTGGTGCCACGACTTCCGGGCGCATGTGGGCAGGCGCTCTATGGCCGATCATCCCAACTGAACGAATGGCTGATGTTGGGGGCGCTATTGGGCCACTGAATGGCCGGAACTGGGTCTTCGCCTTGTCCGGGCGGCTACATTGAAGCCACAGCGGCATTCTGCCGAGTTTGAGCTCTACGAAACCAGGATCATCTAGTTAGGACGTGCGCCAACAAGTTTTGGAAGGCCAGAGCTGTCGCCGCGACGTTCTTTGGAGAGACGCAACGCTCGTCGTCCTGCGCGACGTGGTGGTAGCGATGGGTACCGAACACGCCCGCGACGCTCGGGTAGCCAGCGGCGATGACCTCGCTCAGCTCCCCTGCGGCCAGCTCGTCGCTGGCATAAGGCGCCTCAAGCCCGGCCAAACCGGCGAACGTCGTCCTGGCGACGTCAAGGTAGGGTCAGCTAACCGAGAGGTAACGCTGAGCGTCGACGTTGGGGAGGGGCCGGCCAGTGCCCTCGTGCCAGTCCTGTGCGGCGACATTGGCGCCCAAGTGTAACCAAAACCTGGTTGCAGCAGGCAGCGGTGCTAGCGCTTTCAGGGACTCCGCGGCCCCGAGATACTCGTATTCGTGTCCGCTGTTGCAGACGAAGGCCAGGTTGTAGTTCTTCACCTGCTCGCGGGCCCAGCGTGCCAGCCACAGCCAGACCGCAACCCCAGGTCCGCGCTCGCCCGCGCAGCCGAACCAGCCCGAACGCGGCGTCGATACGACTAGCCACTGTGGCTTGCCGCGATCGAGCCGACCGATGAAGTTGAACGCGGGACGGGTGCCGCCGCGGCCGGAGAGCACCAGCGTGGCCGGTGCCCCGGCTTGCGCGGCGTTGCGGAACGGGGCCGCATCCTCGGGCGCCAGGAGCGCAACCGGCCCCAAGAACATCGGCTTGCGCCCGTCGGCGTTGAGCGCGATGATCTTGCCGGTCGGGCCGTTGGTGATCGCGATGACAGCCTTGGCGCCGCCGGCGAAGGCGGCGTCGATCGGCAACCGTACCGGCTTGGTGATCGCGGTGGACAGGCGGCCGAACGGCAGCTCGACCAGCGCGATCGCGCCTGCCAGGCTGGCGCTCGCGTATCCCTGCGCATCAACGCGCACCATGGGCCCGATCGAGCCTTCGGGGCCGGTCGGCCGGACTATGGGCTGTGGCAGGACGGGTGCGCGCAACGCGCCACTCACCAGTTCGCTGCGCTCCGCCTCGAAGAACGGCACGGAGACGGTCTGTCGCTCCAATCGGTAACTCAGCGTATCCAGCTCTCTGGCGAGCCAGTTGCCGCACGCCGTGTCGCCAGGGCCGCCGGCCTGCTTGTTGCCAAAGCCGATGTAAGACTTGAGATCGGCGGCAACTCTGTCCTGCGCCGCAGGAGCGATCCGAGCGGCGGCCAGCAACGGCATCGCCGCGCCTGCCGCCATGAAGCTGCGCCTGTCGGTAGTGGCCATCGGCTTGCTCCTTTTACCAGCGGTAGCTGATGCTGCCGCCAAACGTGCGCGGTTTGTTGTAGCGCACCGACAGCGGATAGCCCGCCTGCTGGAACTTCAACACTTCGACTTCCTGATCGGTGAAGTTGCGCAGGAACAGGGCGAACTGGAACTGCTTGTAGTCCAACCCCGCGCGCGCGCCGAAGATGTCGAAATCGGACATCGGAATGTACGGTGTCGCGAGCGTAACGGTGTCCTGTCCGCCACCGCGCTGCCCCGACCAGTTGACGTTGACGAAGCCGGCAAGCTCGTCCGCGATCGGCTGGCGGAAGTTCACGTTGGCAGAAATCGTCCAGTCGGGCACCTGGGCGACCTTCGAACCTTGCGTCGGCAGGCCGGCGATGCCGGTCGGCACCTTGTGGAACACAGCATGCTGGTTCGAGGCGTTGACCGCAAAGGAGAGCCGGCCGGTGCCCACCTCGAAGTTGCCGTCCGCCGCCACCTCGAAGCCGCGCGCGTGGATCGTGCCACCGTTCACGTTGAATAACTGCTGGGCGGTGCCGCAGGCGTTGGTGGTCGTGCAGCCATCGTTGATGCTGGTGATCGCGTCGGTGGTGCGCGACAGGTAGGCGGACGCGCGCACGAACAAGTTGGGCAGCAGGTTCGACTTGATGCCCGCCTCGTAGCTGGTGGTGTTCTCGTTGTCGTAGGTCGAAACGAACGGATTGGGCGCGGCTGCGTTGAAGGTGCCATTGTTCACAGCACCCGCGCGATAGCCGGTGCCGACCTTGGCGTAGAGCAGCGTCTGTGTGGCGTCGGATGTCTTGTAGCTTGCGGTCACCGTCCAGGTCGGCTGATCCGCCTTGAACAAGAAGCTGGTCGGCACTCCGACAAGGCGCGTGGTGTAGAGCGAGTACACCGTCAGCGCCGATCGCTTGGTGTCGTGCGAATAACGCCCTTCGCCCGAGATCGTTACCGGCCCGGCGGTGTACTGCAGCGACGCGTAGCCGGCAAAGCTGTTGACCCGCTGGCGCGTGTTGTTGTCGGTTCCGAATGCGTTGGGGAAGGGCGTGGGGCAGGCGGGCGAGGTTGCCAGCGGCTTTATGCAGACGGGTGCGGCGGGTGTGCCGGTGCACAGGCTTGCGCCCAGCCGGAACGTGCAGGGAGAGGTGACTGCCACGCGCCGATACTTGTCGCGCTGCACCAGCGCCTCCGCACCGAGCAGCCAGGAGAGCCGGCCTTCGTCGGCGCTGCCCGCCAGGTGCAGGTCCTGGTAGAACGTGCGGTCCTTCACATCGGTGGTGGTCTGGCCATAAGGATAGATGCCCAGCTGGCCAGACTGCTGCAGCGCGATCTCCGTTGCGAGGTCGACGGCCGCGGCGAACTGCTGGCTGGAACGCCAGCGGGTCGCCATCGTCGTGGAAGTGAGCTTGGCGAAGCTCAGGTCGTAGTCGGCGAGCAGCATGACGCGCTGCTGCTTCTGTTGAAGTCCGTCCTGCCCGCTGTGGGGTATGACGAAGCGCGACTGCACGAAGCCCTTGGGCAGCTGCGGGTTCACGCCACCACCGGGCACCACCAGGCTGTTGACGAAGCTTGGCAGGTCGAGGTCCTGCGCGTCGATCAGCAGGGTCGCGTCGAGCGGGCCGGAGCGGTAGCGGATCTGCCCGCGCGCGGTCCAGCCGCTGGTCCGGTCGTAGTACTTGTCGTTGGCGGGGTCATAGTAGAAGCCCTTGGTCTGGCCGTAAGTCTCGCCGCCGATCCGCATTGCGACCGTGTCGCTGACCTTCTGATTTACTACTGCAGCCAGGCGGTTCTGGTTCTGCTCGGTCGTGAAGATGTCCCGCACATAGCCGGAGTTGCGGAACGCCGGCTTGGCCAGCACGATGTTGACGACGCCGAACTCGGAGTTGCGGCCATAGAGCCCGCCTTGTGGCCCCTGCAGCACTTCGACCCGCTCCAGGTCGAAGTAGTCCAGCGTCTTGAAATTTCGGCCGCCCAGCGTGCTGCTGCCCACGTAAGCACCATTGACGAACAGGCCAACGCCCGAGTCCGCACTGGTCGCGCGCTGAGTACCAGATCCGCGAATCGACAGTTCGGCCAGGTTCTCCGACGCAACGTCGTTGAAGCGAACGCCCGGCGTGGTGTTGAGAAGATCGGCAGTGCCCACCACAGGACCCTTGGCCTCGAGCTGCTCGGCGGTAACGGCAGCGATCGTCCCCGGCACGTCGCGAATGCTCTCCTCCCGCCGACGCGCGGTCACCAGGATCTCACCCTGGTTGGTGGCAGATCCGTCCTGCGTCTTTACCGCCGGGCCGAACGGATCCTCCTGCGCGAGAGCTGGACCGGACGTGATCAGGGCGACCACCGCCGTCGAGATCAGGAGATTGCGCATCGTTGCCCCACTAGCTCTACCATTTGAGTTGACTTCTAATCAGAGGCTGGTTGCACAATGTCAACGCGATTGTTAGACAATTTGCACGATGGTACCTGAAAGCAAAACCTCATGAGCCGATCGACCATTTCCGCGTCGCTGACCTCCGACCAAGTTGCGGACGCGCTGCGCCAACGCATCCAGACGCGCCAGATCGCACCCGGCGCATGGCTTCGCGAGGTGCGCTTGTGCGAGGAGTTCGACGTCGGTCGTTCGTTGATCCGTCGGGCACTGCGTACGCTTGCGGAGGACGGCCTGGTGCGGATCCAGGAAAACCGCGGGGCCTGCGTGTCCGAGCCAACGATCGAAGAAGTGTTCGACCTCTATGAGGTGCGCGCTGCGCTCTACGGTCTGGTTGCGCGGTTTGCCTGCATGCGCGCGCCTGATGCCGCGATGGACCACATGCTTTCACGCATCGACGACCTGCTCGACGCTGCGCGCGAAGGTGCGTCCGCCGAGACGATCATGGAGATCAGCGAAGCGCTGTTCACGGCAATGACCACGCACGCCAGTGCCGATGCGCAGCGGATGGTCGAGGCGATCCGCCGCAAGACTCGCTGGCACTTCTCGTACTCGGCGCTGGCACTCAGTGCCGACGGTGCGGGCCCCTACCGCTTCTGGCGCGAGATCCGCGCCGGCTTCGTTGCGCGTGATGCAGCGCGGGCGAGCCAGGGCG is a window encoding:
- a CDS encoding TonB-dependent receptor; the protein is MRNLLISTAVVALITSGPALAQEDPFGPAVKTQDGSATNQGEILVTARRREESIRDVPGTIAAVTAEQLEAKGPVVGTADLLNTTPGVRFNDVASENLAELSIRGSGTQRATSADSGVGLFVNGAYVGSSTLGGRNFKTLDYFDLERVEVLQGPQGGLYGRNSEFGVVNIVLAKPAFRNSGYVRDIFTTEQNQNRLAAVVNQKVSDTVAMRIGGETYGQTKGFYYDPANDKYYDRTSGWTARGQIRYRSGPLDATLLIDAQDLDLPSFVNSLVVPGGGVNPQLPKGFVQSRFVIPHSGQDGLQQKQQRVMLLADYDLSFAKLTSTTMATRWRSSQQFAAAVDLATEIALQQSGQLGIYPYGQTTTDVKDRTFYQDLHLAGSADEGRLSWLLGAEALVQRDKYRRVAVTSPCTFRLGASLCTGTPAAPVCIKPLATSPACPTPFPNAFGTDNNTRQRVNSFAGYASLQYTAGPVTISGEGRYSHDTKRSALTVYSLYTTRLVGVPTSFLFKADQPTWTVTASYKTSDATQTLLYAKVGTGYRAGAVNNGTFNAAAPNPFVSTYDNENTTSYEAGIKSNLLPNLFVRASAYLSRTTDAITSINDGCTTTNACGTAQQLFNVNGGTIHARGFEVAADGNFEVGTGRLSFAVNASNQHAVFHKVPTGIAGLPTQGSKVAQVPDWTISANVNFRQPIADELAGFVNVNWSGQRGGGQDTVTLATPYIPMSDFDIFGARAGLDYKQFQFALFLRNFTDQEVEVLKFQQAGYPLSVRYNKPRTFGGSISYRW
- a CDS encoding GntR family transcriptional regulator — translated: MSRSTISASLTSDQVADALRQRIQTRQIAPGAWLREVRLCEEFDVGRSLIRRALRTLAEDGLVRIQENRGACVSEPTIEEVFDLYEVRAALYGLVARFACMRAPDAAMDHMLSRIDDLLDAAREGASAETIMEISEALFTAMTTHASADAQRMVEAIRRKTRWHFSYSALALSADGAGPYRFWREIRAGFVARDAARASQGARDLIHFMQQAVSSILLASGTRLRAPGIVSSQSDRDAAEILA